In Chitinispirillales bacterium, the following are encoded in one genomic region:
- the frr gene encoding ribosome recycling factor: MVDLIKTETKEKMEKSVESLKIHFKKIRTGRASIDMLDGIKVSYYGTPKPINQVGNISTPDAKTIVVQPWEKNLIGEIEKAILSSNLGITPQNDGNLIRLSVPSLTEERRKELAKECRTMSEDIKVAIRNIRKDSNEQIKKAEKNKELSEDLSKDAQDDIQKITDSYIAKVDELLAVKEKEVLNR, translated from the coding sequence GTGGTTGATTTGATTAAAACCGAAACAAAAGAAAAGATGGAAAAGTCCGTTGAATCTTTAAAAATTCATTTCAAAAAGATACGTACGGGAAGAGCGTCGATAGATATGCTTGACGGAATAAAGGTTAGTTATTACGGAACGCCGAAGCCTATAAACCAAGTTGGAAATATTTCGACTCCGGATGCGAAGACGATAGTTGTTCAGCCGTGGGAGAAAAATCTTATAGGCGAAATAGAAAAAGCGATTTTGTCTTCAAATTTGGGAATTACTCCGCAAAACGACGGGAATCTTATTCGTTTATCCGTTCCTTCGCTTACGGAAGAGCGGAGGAAAGAGTTGGCTAAGGAATGCAGAACTATGTCGGAAGATATAAAAGTCGCTATACGAAACATACGTAAAGACAGTAACGAGCAGATTAAAAAAGCGGAAAAAAATAAAGAATTGAGCGAGGATTTATCTAAAGACGCTCAGGATGATATTCAAAAAATTACCGATTCCTACATTGCCAAAGTCGATGAACTGCTGGCGGTGAAAGAAAAGGAAGTTTTGAACCGATAG